From one Macaca nemestrina isolate mMacNem1 chromosome 3, mMacNem.hap1, whole genome shotgun sequence genomic stretch:
- the ODAPH gene encoding LOW QUALITY PROTEIN: odontogenesis associated phosphoprotein (The sequence of the model RefSeq protein was modified relative to this genomic sequence to represent the inferred CDS: inserted 1 base in 1 codon) — protein sequence MARRHCFSYWLLVCWLAVTVAEAPSTFYLQQHSNLHMDKKRYLPLLETHKITQTLPTARSLHSPLHPPRGVRSQGSSPSQRHLGVPSIFFHEGPESILGFQTDLSCLQGVTTVFRSSHFIGHTVALLLIDISPEEDSRGEAHLRKAEREEKPKHTEAKKSQSFXKKQQKDFCFIFPN from the exons ATGGCTCGCAGACACTGCTTCTCCTACTGGTTACTGGTCTGCTGGTTGGCGGTAACTGTGGCAGAAG CACCGTCCACTTTCTATCTCCAGCAGCATAGTAATTTGCACATG GACAAGAAGAGGTATTTACCCCTCCTGGAGACTCACAAAATAACGCAAACCCTACCGACTGCCAGATCTTTACACTCACCCCTCCACCCGCCACGAGGAGTCCGGTCACAAGGGTCCAGCCCATCACAAAGACACCTAGGTGtcccttccatttttttccaCGAAGGCCCAGAATCTATTTTAGGTTTCCAAACAGACCTTTCCTGCCTTCAAGGTGTAACCACCGTTTTCCGTTCCAGCCATTTTATTGGCCACACCGTCGCCTTACTCCTTATAGATATTTCCCCAGAAGAAGACTCCAGAGGGGAAGCTCATCTGAGGAAAGCTGAGAGGGAAGAGAAACCCAAACATACTGAAGCAAAAAAAAGTCAATCCT AGAAAAAGCAGCAAAAagatttctgttttatctttccAAACTAA